The DNA segment TTATACAGCTCCTCATTTTCCACCAGTGGCATACTTCCACCAATGATATTGATATTATAACCAATGGCGAATTGAGATAATTTATTTTTTATTTCCTCCGTAAGTTCAGCCAGTTTGAACATACTGTCTCTCTCACTAAGATCGTTGAACGGCGCGAGTAGAGGAGTATTAAAGAATTCTGGAAACATAATGAAATCTGCTTTGTAATCAGCCATCACATTCACGAAGAATTCAACCTGTTCAAAGAATGCATCAATATCTTTAAAATGACGCATTTGCCACTGCACAAGACCCAAACGGATTACAGAATCCTGCATCGTATTTGGTTTCTTGCTATAATAAATATTATTCCACTGCAGTAAAACTGCATTTTCTTCTGAGTGGGAATCTTCTGGTAAATAATTTTTTAAAACTCTGACAGGTAGAAAATTATTAGCCAACTGAAAGCTCAATACAGGATCATAAATTTCTTTTTTACGAACTTGCTGAATGTACTGTCGTGGCGTAAGTTCAGCACTGTGAAGATGATAATGCGGAATACGACCACCAACCACAATTGATTTTAAATTTAATTTTTCACACAATTCTTTTCGAGCGTCGTATAATCTGCGAGCTAATCGCAGTTCACGAAATTCTGGATCAACGAAAATTTCAATGCCATACAAAACATTTCCGGTTTCAGAATGAGTATTGAACGTATAATTACCTGTAATTTCTTTGTAGGTATGATCATCGCCGAACAATTCATACTGAACTTTCAATGATAGACATACTGCGGCAATCTTCTCGTCAACAGTAATACAGATTTGTCCGTCCGGAAAAATTTTAATCAGTTTTTGAATACTTTTTTTTGACCAAATACTTTCCGACATGTTAGGATAGGCCTTTAACATCGTTTCCCTAAGTTCTTCGTAATCTGAAATGGTCAAATTTCTAATGTCTATCTGCATAATCTTTTTTTATTTTAATTAAACGGAATTTTACAATACAATTCCTGAAGAATGGTCGTAAGCGCTTCCGGTGGCGGAGGATAATATATTAATTTCATTATTGATTCGCAAGACCCCCATAAAGGCAAAAATCAATGCCTCTTTGAAATTGATCAATTCGTTGCCAGGAAGAACAATTTCTGATGAAGTCTTACTTTTTATAAGTTCCAAAAAGTACGAATTAAAGCTGCCTCCGCCTGTAAACAGAACCTTTTTAAGATCATAATTATTTAAGGTTTTCGCAACTTGATTTGCAGCATGTTCGGTAAAGCTCGCTAGAACATTGATCGGACTTTCCGCTATCAACTGGGGTAATATATTTTCGGAAACCCATTCCATTCCTAAAGATTTTGGTGGACTTTGCTGATAATATTTAAGAGAATCTAATGATTTTATCAATTGATCGTTAACCGTTCCCAATCTCGCAAAGTCACCATTGTCATCAAAATTTTTACCTAATTTTTGGGCAAAATGATTCAATACAATATTTACAGGAGAAATATCAAAAGCAATTCTCTTTCCATCTTTTTTAAAAGATATATTAGAAAATCCCCCAATATTTAAACACGCATCATACTCTGAGAATAGAAGTTCGTCACCAATAGGTACTAATGGTGCACCGTTTCCTTCCAGTAGAACATCTTGACTTCGAAAATCATAAACGGTAGGTAAATTATTAATAATTTTAATTGCACGGCCGTCGCCAATTTGAACGGTGAATCTTTTTTGAGGCTGATGAAATACCGTATGCCCGTGCGAAGCTACTAAATCAATGTTTTCTAAGGCATAACTATGAATGAATTCTTTTACTTTCTCACCCAAATAAAAACCATAATCCGAATGAAGTTCATATAAATCTTCAGCAGTTAAATGAATGGAGTTTCTGAGTCTACTTTCCCAATTATCACTATATGGATAAGTGATTGCATTTAGAATCTGGAATTGCCATTTTCCAGCCTGATCTTTATAGAAAGTTGCGTGACAGATATCAAGTCCATCGAGACTCGTACCAGACATTAAACCTAGAGCGTGAAAAGTCATGAAATAAAGTTTACTTAAATGTAAGAAATTTAGATGTAAACATCTTTAGTAAAAATAAGTTTTACAGAAGTTACCTTCCTTTTTCGGGAATCTTTTGTGCATTGATATCACCAGAATTATTATAGAAAGTATATTCTGAAAAATCGTCCTTAGCGGTCATTCCATTTGCACCAACCAAAGTAGAACCATCTTTATCCGTTACATAAACCGTGTCTTTGGTATACATTACTTTCTTCATCTGATCCCAGTAGACGGATTGCATGGCAAACATTTGGTTTTCGTTACTGATTATTTTGACATTTCCTTTTGCTTCGTAGAACTTCTTTTTGTCGTTGAACTTTGCATATTTTGCACTGATCTTTCCGGGAAGATTTGGTTTCTTTTTATCGTAAAAAAGAATATTGATCCCTTTACGGGCAACAATATACGGCGAATCGATAAATTCGTACTTTTCAATAAGTGGAGCAGTAGCTCGTAATTTGATCATTCCAGAATCGCGCTGTATGATGTTAGCGTTATTGATTACTGTAGACGGAAAGTTGGAATTTCTATTTTTATTGATCTCTGCAAGATCTTCGTCACATGAAATTAAAACAAAAAATATAGCACAACCTAAAAGGCTGGCTATATTTTTTAATATAATTTGCGGAAACAAATTCATTGATTAATCATAAAGCTTTTTATTAAACCACTTATCAGCAAAATTAATTCCGATTTTTAGATTAACAAAATTTTGACGAATTAAATCATTATTTAAAGTTCCTCTTTGCCCTAGTTCTAATCCTAAATCAATCCCACTCATTCTGCTACCACTACGATTCTCAAATGGTAAAGTTACTCCACCTGTAAGAGCAAACTTATTGATATTGGTACCGTTAAAGGCAAGATTACCTTTCTCGTAATATGCTCCATAACGGTAAGTTACGCGCGAGAAGTAGTTTCTAAAATTGTTATAGTTAGGTAAATACCATCCTCCAGCTGCTATTTTATATGAATTATTATTTACAAATGGTTGCCCAAGAAATTGAGTGTTTTCACCTTTCTTATAATCCAATTGTGTTCCAACGAACCATTTAGCATCTTTCCCATAACCTGCACCCAATGAAAATTCCATCGGAATCAAATTTTGATCTTCACTAAAATTCTGTTCAATAATTTTTACGTTATTTTTTTCCTCACCTGGAGTATAAAAATAAGTACTGTTAGTAAAACGAGTCTCCATCTGACCTGTATTACCAAAAGTATAGGTAGCACCTAATGTTAGTTTACGATCTTTATGAACTTTTTTCTGATAAGCCGCTCCAAGGGTAAAATTGAAGGTTTTTATCTTATTTTTCGTTTCATATCCATTAATTAATTCAGCAGTGGAATACGTGAGCTCGTTAATATCATATAAATTTCCGAAGTAGAAATTACTTCTTAATCCTAATCCAAACTCGGGATTCAATTGGTAAGAAAATGCAGCTTGCACGGTACTGATACTGCCATTACCACGGTAAAGGCTAGCTCTACGAATTCCTGTAGAAGAAATTTCCTGCTCAATTATAGAATAATTTTTGGAGCTGTATGGTTGATAACCTAATCCAAATTTCACTTTAGAGGATAGAGGAAAAGCGATAGATATATTAGATAAATAAGAAGAATGCTTAGTAACATTCACATCTCCATAATTGGATTTGTAAAAGTTATTCTCATTACTCCCTTCAAACTTGATCGTCGTTAATTCTAAATTCTTATTAGCAGCAGGATTGCTGAAATTAAAACTATTGTTAAAATCTCCAATATATGCGGTAGATATTCCACCCATGGCATTGATATCAGTTGTATTGTCATACTTCACATCTCCAATTCCAAAAGCAGCATAAGGAGAATTACCAATCGATTGCGCAGTGACAAAAAAGCTAGCCGCTACAAGTGGTAATACAAAAAATCTTTTCATTCTCTATTTTTAAAAATAATGCGCAAATATCCTAAATTTAACTGAACTGTGAAAGTAACTTTGGTTAAAGTTTGTTAAGCAATTGAAGGTTTTTTTTATCGTAAAAATATTATCTTTGAAACATGAACTGGGAACAAATTGTAGGTCATCAAGAACTAAAAAACCTTCTTAAAGAGAGTATTCATAATAATAGGGTAAGTCATGCGCAATTATTTGTGGGTAAAGATGGCTTTGGAACACTTCCACTCGCAATTGCTTTTGCAAAAGAGATTCTTAAAAAAGAGAATGAGAGATCGTCGTCAAAAGTAGATCATCTTAATCATGTTGATCTGCATTTTAGTTTTCCTGTCTTCAAGGTTAATAAAAGTGGACTAAGTGATCAATTTCTACAAGAATTTCGCGAAATGATTCTTGAAAATCCTTACGCAAACACAGAAGACTGGAGTGCAAAGTTAGAATCAGAAAATAAGCAACTCACCATTTACGCAGATGAAGTTGATGAAATTAATTCCAAATTTGCACTAAAAAGTTTCGAAGGTGGTAGTAAAATTCTGATTGTTTGGCAAGCTGATAAAATGAATACAGAAGCTGCCAACAAGTTTCTAAAATTTTTGGAAGAGCCACCAAAAAACACTTATATCATTCTAACCGCAAATACAGCAGATTTAATTCTTCCCACGATTCTTTCCAGAACGCAGTTGGTAGAAGTCCCACGTATCCAAGACGAGGATCTTGCCGCTCTTTTAGAAAAGAGTTATGAAATATCAAAGGAGCAGTCACAAGAAGTTATTTTTCAATCACAGGGAAATTATAATACTGCTCAGAAAATACTTCAATCCGAAAATACAAATCTGGAATTCGAGGAACAATTTGTAATGTGGGTTCGAGAGGCCTTTCAAGTTAAAAAGAAACCGGAATTCCTTAAAAATATCGTTCTCTGGGGCCGAAGAATTGCCACTTGGAACAAAGAAAAGCAAATGAACTTTTTGGAATATTGTAGTGAAATGTTTCGATTAGCGTTACTGCAAAATTATGGCAATCAAAGTTTGGTTTATAAAAAAATAGAATCAAACGGTTTTAAATGGGCCAGTTTTGCCAAGTTTATACACGGAGCGAATATTGAAGCTATTCTGGAAGAAATTTCAAATGCCAATTATCACTTAGAAAGAAACGGAAACACCAAAATTATATGGACAGATTTGGGTATTAAACTTTCCAGATATCTGCATAAATCTGCGTAGAAAACATTGCTGGTAAGCGTTTTTTAAGATCGTTCATTTTAAATTATTAAATCCAATGTTACTTATTACTGTAAATTAACATTTTTCTGAACTTCCAGTATCATTAATTTTTCCTGTTATATTTTAGTTTAACCATTTATAAGATCACCAATATTGAAGGTGATATAAAAGTGATACTTGATCCCAAGCTCTCCTTTTGAAAAAAAAATCAATCAATCGTTTGATTTATATTTCTTTTTAATTTAATTTTGTACCCTCAAAAAAGTCAAAATATGATTTCTAAAGAAGAAAATCTTTTGAGAAGTGCCGAAATTCTTTTTGCAGAAAAAGGTTTTGCGGGAACTTCAACAAGGGAAATTTCAAAAGAAGCCGACGTCAACATATCGATGATCTCTTATTATTTCGGATCAAAAGAAAAATTATACGAGAAAATATTCGAGTTCAGAATGACCGAAAGTCTGAATTTCAGCAAAGATGTTATTGCGAATGAGCATCTGGACGAATGGGAAAAACTGATATTGGTTATTGACCGATACGCGGATCGCGTAAAAACGTTAAAACCATTTTATCTTATTCTACAACGTGAACACCTCGCTAATAGAAACCCTGTTATCTATGATTATTTAAAGCAATCAAAAAAAGGATTTCTGTCCATCTACTCCCAATTGATCGACAAAGGCTTGACACGAAAAATTTTCAGCAAAAAGCCGAGACTGGAATTCGTACACTCTACGGTTTCTGGAACAATTTTCACCGCGTTAAACACCCTTCCTGTCTATAAGGAATTCTTTGAAGGCGATGAAAATTACGAAGATCAGTATTTCGATGAAGTGAAAATTCATATTCAAAATATTTTAAAACACCTATTAGGTTATGAAGAAAACATATAAATCTTTCTTTCTTTTATTTTTTCTGGGTACGCTTAACTCCCTATATGGTCAGGCTGCAAAGCAAGTCACCTTAGAAGAAGCCATTAACATGGGAATTCAGAACTCCAAAAATTTAGCGATTGATAAAGCAAAAATTCAAGAGGCGACTGCCAATTATGTCGAAGCGAAAAATAACAGATTACCAAGTCTAAAAATTTCCGCTAGTGCTTTGGCACTTGCAAATGCGAATGTAAATTTAAAAATAACAACACCAGCGGGGTCAGGAGGAAGTACACCAAAAGCAAATTCAGCTTTTTATGGAAATGTCTCTGCCTCACTTCCTATCTTTACCGGCGGTAGAATAAAATATGGAATTCAGTCTGCTGATTATTTAATTATTGCTGCCAAATTAAGTACAGAAAATGACCAGCTTGCAATTGGTTACAACATTGCTCAGGCTTATAATAATTTATTTAAAAGTAGCCAGCAAGTAAAAGTTTTAAAGGAAAACCTTTTATCATCGCAGAAAAGAGATTTGTCCTTTCAAAAATTAGAAGCTAATGGCATCATTGCTAGAAATGATAAGTTAAAAGCGAATTTGCAGACCTCAAATATTGAATTGCAACTCCTGGATGCATCTAATAATTATAATATTGCAAATATTAATATGGATTTAATGCTGGGTTTACCTGAAAGCACTATTCTAGAAATTGATCCTAATTACATTTCGGAACTCACAGAAAATCACGAAGTTTCTTACTATGTAAACAAAGCTTTCCAGCTTCGAACAGATTTACAGTCAATTGATTATCAACAGAAAGCTTCTGAACTAGGAATAAAGGTAGCGAAAACGGAGAATTTACCCACTATTGCTTTAACGGGAGGTTATATCGCAGCGGAAATCCCAAATGTTTTAACGATCACTAATGCAGCTAATATTGGAATAGGAGTTCAGTATAATATCGATAATCTTTGGAAGAAGAACTCGAGCTTGATGCGGGCGGAGGCAACTAATAAGAAGATTTCTGCTACACGTGAATTGTTAAATGATCAAATCAAACTGGAAGTAAACAGAGATTATCAAACCTCAGAGTTTGCAAAAAAGAAAATCTCTGTTTATGAAAAAGCAGCAGATCAGGCGAATGAAAATTTTCGCGTAACTACTAATAAATACAATAATGGTTTAGCAACTATTACCGAATTATTAGATGCAGATGCTGCGCAGATTATAGCAAACCTAAATGTTGTAAATGCAAAAGCCGATGGAGCACTTGCTTACAGAAAACTGTTGCAAAGCTCTGGGATTATGACGACAAACTAAAACTAAAATATCATTAAAAGAAATTGTAAAACAATGGATAACATAACTGAACAACCGGAACTTTTCCCTGAAACTAAAAAGAAAAAATCACTCGTATTCCCAATTATACTAACTGCAGTATTAATTATCGGAGGATATTTTGGATATCGTATGTACTCGTTTGGTTTAACTCATGAAGAAACAGATGATGCACAAATTGCTTCCAATATGAGTCCTGTAATTTCTAAAATTTCAGGATATGTTGCAGAGGTAAAAGTTACTGATAATCAATTTGTAAAAAAAGGAGATACCTTAATCATTCTTGATAATCGTGATCAAAAAATGCTTTTGCAGCAAGCGGTTGCCGCATTAGGAACTGCAAAAAGTAATGTGCAGACCTCAATTGCTTCTACCAAAGCAGCATCACAAAACATAAATTCTACCAATGCTGCTATTGCCACAGCAAACGCTCAAATTGAAGCTGCGAAAGTAAATGTCTGGAGAACCAGTCAGGATCTTAAGAGGTATACAAACCTTGTTAAAGATCATACGATTACACAACAGCAATATGAGACAGCTTTAGCAGCTAAACAAACGGCAGACCGACAGTTGCAGGTTTTGGTGGATCAAAGAAATCAAGCTTCGCAACAAACTGGTATTGTAAATTCTCAAACAGAGGCAAGCTCCCAACAGATTGGAGTGGCTAATTCAATGGTTAAGCAGCGCGAAGTTGATGTTGAAAATGCAAAATTGAATCTTTCATATACCGTAATTCTTGCCCCTGAAGATGGCAATGTATCTAAAATATCACAACAGAAAGGACAGTTTGTTCAAGCCGGCGCTCAACTGTTTAGTTTAGTTCGTGACAATCAAAAATGGGTAATTGCAAATTTTAAGGAAACTCAGCTTTCCAAAATGGTCGAGGGCCAAATGGTTGATATTAAAATTGATGCGTTTCCAAGCGAAGAATTCGAAGGTAAAGTAACTTCTTTTTCACCAGCAACTGGGTCTACTTTTTCTATTCTTCCACCAGACAATGCAAGTGGAAACTTCGTAAAAGTAGTGCAGAGACTTCCGGTTAGAATTGACTTCACAAAGATTAAACCTGAAATTGCTAAGAAACTTCGTGCAGGATTGAACGTAAAAGTAACTGTAAATCTAAAATAGAAAAATTCATCTTTCTTTGAATTATTCCTGTCAATCTTTAATATAGAATCATAAAATGGAAGAAGATTCCTTAGTTGAATACGGTGCAAGACGCGTAATAATAACTATTACTGCCATTCTGTGTGCTTTGCTGGAAATTGTAGATTCTACAATTGTAAACGTTGCTTTGAATGATATGAAGGGAAACCTCGGAGCAACACTTTCAGAAGTCGGTTGGGTAATTACTGCATATGCTATTGGTAATGTAATTATTGTTCCGATGACTAGTTGGTTATCACAACAATTCGGACGGAGAAACTACTTTGCAGCCTCCATCGTTATTTTTACTGTATTTTCTTTTTTGTGTGGTAATGCAACGAATATCTGGGAACTAGTATTTTTTCGATTAATGCAAGGAATAGGTGGAGGAGCGCTATTGGTGACTTCGCAAACGATTATTACTGAATCTTATCCGCTGGCCAAAAGAAGTATGGCTCAGGCAATTTATGGTTTGGGCGTAATTATCGGTCCAACGTTAGGGCCGCCACTGGGCGGGTACATCGTCGATAATTTCAGCTGGCCTTATATTTTTTATATCAATATTCCAATTGGAATTGCAGCAACTCTAATGACCTTACAGTTTGTGAAAAGTCCAAAATTTGCAGATAAACGGAAAGCGAGAGATGTTGATTGGTATGGTATCTTTTTGCTTGCGGCATTTGTAGGCTCCTTACAATATATTCTTGAGAAAGGACATGAAGACGATTGGTTTGACAGCCCTGCTATTATTTATCTAAGTATTGTTGCAGTAATTGGCTTTATTCTGTTCCTCTGGAGAGAACTCAGTTATAAATATCCGGTCGTAGAATTACGGGTTTTAAAGAATGGAAATTTGCGCTTGGGTACAATTATGTCATTTGTCCTGGGATTTGGCTTGTACGGCTCTACTTTTATTGTCCCTCTTTATACTCAAAGTATTCTAGGGTGGACGGCCTTTGAGTCAGGAGCATTAATGATTCCTGCCGCTGTTACAACTGCAGTAATGATGCCTATCATAGGAAAGTTATTAACACGGGGTGCGAAACAGCAAATTCTTATAGCTCTAGGATTATTAATTTTCTTTATCTACAGTTTTTGGGGTTATAAAATTATTTCGCCTGACACTGGTAAACCTGATTTTTTCTGGATGTTAATTGTTAGGGGAGCGGGCTTGGGATTATTATTTATTCCAATTACCTCATTGGCTTTGAGTACGCTAAAAGGTCAAGAAATTGGTCAGGGGGCTGCATTTAGTGGGATGATGAGACAACTTGGAGGATCATTCGGAATCGCAGCGATCACAACTTTTATTTCTAATCAAACTTCATTGCACCGCGCTGCTTTAGTAAGTCATCTTGATGGAAACAGTTTAGACGTTCAACAACGAGTAAGTGGATTAACGGCGGCATTTCAGGCGAAGGGTTTTACACCGGATACTGCTTTGGCCTCCGCGTATAAACTTTTAGATCTGTCCGTATTGAAACAGGCAACAGTATTATCTTATATGGATGTTTTTCTCTATTTAGGATTTCTGTTCCTCGTTTGTATTCCTTTCGTTCTTTTAGTAAAAGAAAAGAAGAATAAGGTACCTATTAATTTAGGAGATATGCATTAACAAATTCATAAGTATTTTTCATAAAAAAGTCGGTAGAGAAAACTCTACCGACTTGACCGAAGTCATTTTGTAAAAATAAAAGAAATTATTTTTTAATTACTTTATGACTGGTTGTTTTTCCATCTTTTGTAATTTTAATAATGTACAAACCTGCAGTCAATTTTTGAACGTCGATTGATTTCTCATTGTTCTCACCGCTCATGACCATTTGTCCGCTTTCAGAATACATCTGGTAAGAATAACTTCCTTCTGCGGAAACATTTAAAATATCTTTTACAGGATTAGGGTAGATGCCGATTGCACTATTAACATTTGCATCAACCAAATTTGCTGTACCTGCAGCTTTAATATTAATGGTATAATCTTCAACCTGTCCATAAGAGAAGTTTTCGCACGCACTTGGTATTCCATTATATTTCATTGAAACTCTCATTCTCGTATTTCCGGTAAGAGCATTCGTAGGAATTACGATTGTTCCTGAAGCTGTAGTTGATTTGGAAGCAGCTTTAGTGAAAACTGTTTCACCTGAATCTGAAAAATCACCATCTTGATTATAATCGATGAAAACAGCGTAACCTTCATTATATGAAGCAGATGTCCATGAAGGAGTAATGGTAATGGTGTAAGAACTTCCTTTATTCACATTGGTAGATAGCGACGTAAAGTTTTCGTACCCTGCACTTCCTGTGGAAGAATTGCTGATTGTTCCAAAAGCAACCTTTTTGATCTTTTCATCTGCGCTTGAATTCCCTTTCGATGCGCAATAAGAGGCTGGTGGAGTGGTAGATGTACCTGCAGTAACTGATACTACATTACTTGAAGCTGAAGCATTTCCCGCAGCATCTTTAGCTTTTACAGAAAAAGTATAAGTCGAATTAGCGGTTAAACCAGTAATTGGGACCGTAGTTGATGCTGTATTTCCTAGTAAAGTAGAACCAGAATAAACGTCATAACCGGTTACGCCTACATTATCAGTAGAAGCAGTCCAGCTTAAAGTGGTAGCAGTTGCAGTTGTTCCACTTGCTGTAAGATTCATTGGAGTAGAAGGAGCGGTAGTATCAGTACCATTCCCTGGTCCAGAAGAGTATGGGCTTCCCAAACCTACGGCATATAAAGCATTTTGGGTAGCAATTGCTTCAGTTGAATCAGCTCCATATAGATCTTTCGCAGATTGAATTGCGTACGTCAATACGTTAGCATAAGTAGAATTTGAAGAAAGGTAAGAAGTCTCCATTCTGTAAATAATTTTTGCTGATTTTGCAAAACCTATTCCTGTAACCGAATACGAATTCCCTTTGTCATTCGTTCCAGATTTTCCTTGTGTTAAAATATAGAAAAAGTGATTCAGAACTCCACTGTTGGAGTGAACTCCACACTGATCATTGTTCTGGCTTGGCGAACAACTGCTGGAAGCAGCTTTCCAGTTCGTTCCCAGATAGGTATCTGGTTGTGCACTTAAACCTGTTTTTGGAGCACTCATCGATCTTAAATAATAAGGCGATACTTTTGTAATATCTTCACCTATCAAAAAATTATCCTTCGTAGGTGCATAAGCATTTTCTACTACAGCTGCCCAAATATCAGAAAGTCCCTCATTAAGAGCTCCTGATTCTCTGGCATAAACCAAATTGGCAGAATATTCACAAATACCGTGTCCTAACTCATGAGCAGTAACATCTAAAGAAGTTAAAGGTGCGAAAGTAGAAGCACCGTCCCCATAAACCATTTCAGAACCAGACCAATATGCATTTTCATAATTTGAACTGTAATGAACATAACTTTTTAAAGCGGCTCCGTTGTTATTAT comes from the Chryseobacterium sp. SNU WT5 genome and includes:
- a CDS encoding carbon-nitrogen hydrolase family protein, translating into MQIDIRNLTISDYEELRETMLKAYPNMSESIWSKKSIQKLIKIFPDGQICITVDEKIAAVCLSLKVQYELFGDDHTYKEITGNYTFNTHSETGNVLYGIEIFVDPEFRELRLARRLYDARKELCEKLNLKSIVVGGRIPHYHLHSAELTPRQYIQQVRKKEIYDPVLSFQLANNFLPVRVLKNYLPEDSHSEENAVLLQWNNIYYSKKPNTMQDSVIRLGLVQWQMRHFKDIDAFFEQVEFFVNVMADYKADFIMFPEFFNTPLLAPFNDLSERDSMFKLAELTEEIKNKLSQFAIGYNINIIGGSMPLVENEELYNISYLLHRDGKIDEHRKIHITPNEKKYYGMKGGDQIKVIDTDCGKVGLVICYDVEFPELPRLLADQGMKILFVPYLTDTQNAYMRVRNCAAARAIENECYVAIAGCVGNLPGVNNMDIQYGQAAVFTPSDFAFPSNAIKGEATPNTESTLIIDVDLNLLKELHHYGAVRTMSDRRKDLYDTISYNDPEGEIE
- a CDS encoding anhydro-N-acetylmuramic acid kinase — encoded protein: MTFHALGLMSGTSLDGLDICHATFYKDQAGKWQFQILNAITYPYSDNWESRLRNSIHLTAEDLYELHSDYGFYLGEKVKEFIHSYALENIDLVASHGHTVFHQPQKRFTVQIGDGRAIKIINNLPTVYDFRSQDVLLEGNGAPLVPIGDELLFSEYDACLNIGGFSNISFKKDGKRIAFDISPVNIVLNHFAQKLGKNFDDNGDFARLGTVNDQLIKSLDSLKYYQQSPPKSLGMEWVSENILPQLIAESPINVLASFTEHAANQVAKTLNNYDLKKVLFTGGGSFNSYFLELIKSKTSSEIVLPGNELINFKEALIFAFMGVLRINNEINILSSATGSAYDHSSGIVL
- the lptC gene encoding LPS export ABC transporter periplasmic protein LptC, whose protein sequence is MNLFPQIILKNIASLLGCAIFFVLISCDEDLAEINKNRNSNFPSTVINNANIIQRDSGMIKLRATAPLIEKYEFIDSPYIVARKGINILFYDKKKPNLPGKISAKYAKFNDKKKFYEAKGNVKIISNENQMFAMQSVYWDQMKKVMYTKDTVYVTDKDGSTLVGANGMTAKDDFSEYTFYNNSGDINAQKIPEKGR
- a CDS encoding ATP-binding protein, with translation MNWEQIVGHQELKNLLKESIHNNRVSHAQLFVGKDGFGTLPLAIAFAKEILKKENERSSSKVDHLNHVDLHFSFPVFKVNKSGLSDQFLQEFREMILENPYANTEDWSAKLESENKQLTIYADEVDEINSKFALKSFEGGSKILIVWQADKMNTEAANKFLKFLEEPPKNTYIILTANTADLILPTILSRTQLVEVPRIQDEDLAALLEKSYEISKEQSQEVIFQSQGNYNTAQKILQSENTNLEFEEQFVMWVREAFQVKKKPEFLKNIVLWGRRIATWNKEKQMNFLEYCSEMFRLALLQNYGNQSLVYKKIESNGFKWASFAKFIHGANIEAILEEISNANYHLERNGNTKIIWTDLGIKLSRYLHKSA
- a CDS encoding TetR/AcrR family transcriptional regulator, whose protein sequence is MISKEENLLRSAEILFAEKGFAGTSTREISKEADVNISMISYYFGSKEKLYEKIFEFRMTESLNFSKDVIANEHLDEWEKLILVIDRYADRVKTLKPFYLILQREHLANRNPVIYDYLKQSKKGFLSIYSQLIDKGLTRKIFSKKPRLEFVHSTVSGTIFTALNTLPVYKEFFEGDENYEDQYFDEVKIHIQNILKHLLGYEENI
- a CDS encoding TolC family protein, whose product is MKKTYKSFFLLFFLGTLNSLYGQAAKQVTLEEAINMGIQNSKNLAIDKAKIQEATANYVEAKNNRLPSLKISASALALANANVNLKITTPAGSGGSTPKANSAFYGNVSASLPIFTGGRIKYGIQSADYLIIAAKLSTENDQLAIGYNIAQAYNNLFKSSQQVKVLKENLLSSQKRDLSFQKLEANGIIARNDKLKANLQTSNIELQLLDASNNYNIANINMDLMLGLPESTILEIDPNYISELTENHEVSYYVNKAFQLRTDLQSIDYQQKASELGIKVAKTENLPTIALTGGYIAAEIPNVLTITNAANIGIGVQYNIDNLWKKNSSLMRAEATNKKISATRELLNDQIKLEVNRDYQTSEFAKKKISVYEKAADQANENFRVTTNKYNNGLATITELLDADAAQIIANLNVVNAKADGALAYRKLLQSSGIMTTN
- a CDS encoding HlyD family secretion protein, producing MDNITEQPELFPETKKKKSLVFPIILTAVLIIGGYFGYRMYSFGLTHEETDDAQIASNMSPVISKISGYVAEVKVTDNQFVKKGDTLIILDNRDQKMLLQQAVAALGTAKSNVQTSIASTKAASQNINSTNAAIATANAQIEAAKVNVWRTSQDLKRYTNLVKDHTITQQQYETALAAKQTADRQLQVLVDQRNQASQQTGIVNSQTEASSQQIGVANSMVKQREVDVENAKLNLSYTVILAPEDGNVSKISQQKGQFVQAGAQLFSLVRDNQKWVIANFKETQLSKMVEGQMVDIKIDAFPSEEFEGKVTSFSPATGSTFSILPPDNASGNFVKVVQRLPVRIDFTKIKPEIAKKLRAGLNVKVTVNLK
- a CDS encoding DHA2 family efflux MFS transporter permease subunit, which encodes MEEDSLVEYGARRVIITITAILCALLEIVDSTIVNVALNDMKGNLGATLSEVGWVITAYAIGNVIIVPMTSWLSQQFGRRNYFAASIVIFTVFSFLCGNATNIWELVFFRLMQGIGGGALLVTSQTIITESYPLAKRSMAQAIYGLGVIIGPTLGPPLGGYIVDNFSWPYIFYINIPIGIAATLMTLQFVKSPKFADKRKARDVDWYGIFLLAAFVGSLQYILEKGHEDDWFDSPAIIYLSIVAVIGFILFLWRELSYKYPVVELRVLKNGNLRLGTIMSFVLGFGLYGSTFIVPLYTQSILGWTAFESGALMIPAAVTTAVMMPIIGKLLTRGAKQQILIALGLLIFFIYSFWGYKIISPDTGKPDFFWMLIVRGAGLGLLFIPITSLALSTLKGQEIGQGAAFSGMMRQLGGSFGIAAITTFISNQTSLHRAALVSHLDGNSLDVQQRVSGLTAAFQAKGFTPDTALASAYKLLDLSVLKQATVLSYMDVFLYLGFLFLVCIPFVLLVKEKKNKVPINLGDMH